One Vibrio penaeicida DNA segment encodes these proteins:
- the metF gene encoding methylenetetrahydrofolate reductase — MSYTHASHIDALNQNVAELSDDINVSFEFFPPSSEKMEETLWNSVHRLKTLQPKFVSVTYGANSGERDRTHSIIKEIKDQTGLVAAPHLTCIDASRDELVNIANDYWSNGIESIVALRGDIPPGGGVPDMYASDLVELLKSQHDFDISVAAFPEVHPEAKSAQADLLNLKRKVDAGANRAITQFFFDVESYLRFRDRCVAAGIDVEIVPGILPVSNFKQASRFADINNVKVPGWMAKQFEGLDDDPMTRQLVGASQAIDMVRILSREGVKDFHFFTLNRAEMTYALCHTLGVRPQA, encoded by the coding sequence ATGAGTTATACCCACGCAAGTCACATAGATGCTTTGAATCAGAATGTTGCTGAGCTTTCTGATGACATCAATGTTTCATTTGAGTTTTTTCCACCAAGCAGTGAAAAAATGGAAGAAACGCTTTGGAATTCCGTGCACCGCCTAAAAACGTTACAGCCAAAGTTTGTTTCAGTTACATACGGAGCAAACTCTGGAGAGCGCGATCGTACGCACTCAATTATCAAAGAAATCAAAGATCAAACAGGTTTGGTTGCAGCACCACACTTAACTTGTATCGATGCATCACGTGATGAATTAGTGAACATTGCTAATGATTACTGGAGCAATGGTATTGAAAGTATCGTAGCGTTGCGCGGCGATATTCCCCCAGGCGGTGGTGTGCCGGATATGTATGCTTCTGATTTAGTTGAATTACTAAAGTCTCAGCACGATTTTGATATTTCTGTTGCGGCATTCCCTGAAGTTCACCCAGAAGCTAAAAGCGCACAAGCCGATCTACTGAACTTGAAGCGTAAAGTTGATGCCGGAGCAAACCGAGCTATCACTCAGTTCTTTTTCGACGTTGAGAGCTACTTGCGTTTCCGTGACCGCTGTGTGGCGGCTGGAATTGATGTTGAGATTGTTCCGGGAATCCTACCAGTATCGAACTTTAAGCAGGCTTCACGCTTTGCGGATATCAATAATGTAAAAGTCCCTGGGTGGATGGCGAAGCAATTTGAAGGGTTGGATGATGACCCAATGACACGTCAGTTAGTGGGTGCAAGTCAAGCAATCGATATGGTGAGAATTCTAAGCCGAGAAGGCGTAAAAGATTTCCACTTCTTCACGCTAAACCGTGCTGAAATGACATACGCGTTATGCCATACGTTGGGTGTTCGCCCGCAAGCGTAA
- a CDS encoding PadR family transcriptional regulator: MSLPHVILTVLSTRDATGYDITKEFSYSIGYFWKASHQQVYRELNKMAQNQLVTCVLEPQEGKPDRKVYSITEEGRRALGEWFDQPTAHPTVRDEFSAKLMACSVQPSTSYIEQLTGLIEESRQLVNHYKEIESVYYATPSTLDKQARLERLTLRRNLLLRNTWVAWAEEALAELEAMA; this comes from the coding sequence ATGTCATTACCGCACGTAATCCTTACTGTTTTAAGTACTCGTGATGCAACTGGATACGACATCACAAAAGAGTTCTCATACAGTATTGGCTATTTTTGGAAAGCAAGTCACCAACAAGTATACCGCGAGCTAAATAAAATGGCTCAAAACCAACTTGTGACTTGCGTGCTTGAGCCGCAAGAGGGCAAACCAGACAGGAAAGTTTATTCAATTACAGAAGAAGGACGCCGAGCACTTGGGGAGTGGTTTGACCAACCTACTGCACACCCTACCGTTCGCGATGAGTTTTCTGCCAAGTTAATGGCATGTTCCGTACAACCTTCTACTTCGTATATTGAACAACTGACTGGTTTGATCGAAGAGTCTCGTCAACTAGTGAACCACTACAAAGAAATTGAGTCGGTTTACTACGCGACACCAAGCACTTTAGACAAGCAAGCTCGTTTAGAGCGTTTAACCCTTCGTCGCAACTTGTTGCTTCGTAACACATGGGTTGCTTGGGCAGAAGAAGCGCTTGCAGAATTAGAAGCTATGGCGTAA
- the ppc gene encoding phosphoenolpyruvate carboxylase, producing MNEKYAALKSNVSMLGRLLGNTIQDAHGEAILEKVETIRKLSKSARGGSQEDRENLIKEIESLPDEQLTPVARAFNQFLNLTNMAEQYHTISRHCEEHVCEPDAINSLFSKLSQSDISKLDTAQAVRDLNIELVLTAHPTEITRRTMINKLVKINECLSKLELSDLSYKERVKTERRLEQLIAQAWHSDVIRQQRPTPIDEAKWGFAVVENSLWQGVPDFLRELDERLEGYLGEGLPIDARPVHFSSWMGGDRDGNPFVTHTITREVMLLSRWKAADLYLNDINELVSELSMTKCSDALRELAGEGEHEPYRAILKRIRTTLTETRDILEAKINGEQLAVKAPLKSNEQLWEPLYACYQSLHECGMGVIADGSLLDTLRRIKSFGIHLVRLDIRQESTRHSDVLSELTRYLGIGDYDQWSEQDKVAFLTAELSSKRPLLPRGWEPSEPVKEVLDTCRIVASQPREAFGAYVISMARTASDVLAVHLLLQESGCPYRMDVCPLFETLEDLNNAEAVITQLMGIDLYRGFIQNHQMVMIGYSDSAKDAGVMAAGWAQYRAMEALVKVSEEAGIELTLFHGRGGTVGRGGAPAHAALLSQPPKSLKGGLRVTEQGEMIRFKLGLPEVAVNSFNMYASAILEANLLPPPEPKQEWRDLMDTLSEVSCEAYRGVVRGEPDFVPYFRAATPELELGMLPLGSRPSKRNPNGGVESLRAIPWIFSWSQNRLVLPAWLGAGEAIQYSVDQGHQSLLESMCREWPFFSTRLGMLEMVYSKCNIEIASLYDQKLTDKSLWALGDKLRAQLQKDIKAVLNVENNENLMQSDPWGLESIRLRNIYVEPLNMLQAELLYRTRQTETPSTELKEALMVTIAGIAAGMRNTG from the coding sequence ATGAATGAAAAATATGCCGCGCTAAAAAGCAATGTGAGCATGCTAGGTCGATTACTTGGCAATACCATTCAAGATGCACATGGTGAGGCGATCCTAGAGAAAGTCGAAACCATTCGTAAACTCTCAAAATCAGCACGAGGGGGCAGTCAGGAAGACCGCGAGAATCTCATAAAAGAAATTGAAAGCCTACCAGACGAGCAGCTCACACCCGTTGCTCGTGCATTCAACCAATTTCTAAACCTCACCAACATGGCAGAGCAATACCACACCATTTCTCGTCATTGTGAGGAACACGTCTGCGAACCAGACGCCATTAACAGTCTATTTTCAAAGCTAAGCCAAAGCGACATCAGTAAACTCGACACTGCTCAGGCTGTTCGTGATTTGAACATTGAGCTAGTGCTAACGGCGCACCCGACAGAAATTACGCGTCGTACCATGATCAACAAACTGGTCAAAATCAACGAGTGTCTTTCAAAGCTAGAGCTTAGCGATCTCTCGTACAAAGAACGCGTAAAAACAGAGCGTCGCCTAGAGCAGCTTATCGCACAGGCATGGCACTCTGACGTTATCCGTCAGCAACGCCCAACGCCAATCGATGAAGCAAAATGGGGTTTTGCTGTTGTTGAAAATTCCTTATGGCAGGGTGTGCCTGATTTCCTACGTGAATTAGATGAACGTTTGGAAGGATATCTTGGCGAAGGTTTACCTATTGATGCAAGACCGGTTCATTTCTCTTCTTGGATGGGAGGTGACCGCGACGGTAACCCATTTGTTACCCACACCATTACTCGCGAAGTCATGTTGTTGTCTCGCTGGAAAGCAGCCGACCTATACCTAAATGACATTAATGAGCTGGTTAGCGAACTGTCGATGACCAAATGCAGTGACGCACTGCGTGAGTTGGCGGGTGAAGGGGAGCATGAACCTTATCGTGCGATCTTAAAACGAATCCGTACAACGCTCACCGAAACCCGAGACATTCTCGAAGCCAAAATCAATGGTGAGCAACTGGCAGTAAAAGCGCCGTTGAAATCCAATGAGCAGCTTTGGGAACCACTTTATGCGTGTTACCAATCTTTGCATGAATGCGGCATGGGCGTCATTGCCGACGGTTCTCTGCTAGATACTCTCCGTCGAATCAAATCATTTGGCATTCACTTAGTGCGCCTCGACATTCGCCAAGAAAGCACACGCCACTCAGATGTATTGTCAGAACTAACGCGTTACCTTGGTATTGGCGATTACGACCAATGGAGCGAACAAGATAAAGTTGCTTTCCTTACAGCGGAACTTAGCTCTAAGCGCCCACTTCTGCCGCGAGGTTGGGAACCATCAGAGCCTGTAAAAGAGGTGTTGGATACCTGCCGTATCGTGGCAAGTCAACCTCGTGAAGCGTTTGGTGCCTACGTAATTTCTATGGCAAGAACCGCTTCAGACGTACTTGCAGTGCACTTGTTACTTCAAGAGTCAGGTTGTCCATATCGCATGGACGTTTGTCCACTGTTCGAAACACTGGAAGATTTGAATAACGCTGAAGCCGTTATCACCCAGTTAATGGGTATCGACCTATACCGCGGTTTCATTCAGAACCACCAAATGGTCATGATCGGTTACTCAGATTCCGCCAAAGATGCTGGTGTTATGGCGGCGGGTTGGGCGCAATACCGTGCCATGGAAGCCTTAGTGAAGGTATCTGAAGAAGCGGGCATCGAGCTGACCTTATTCCACGGTCGTGGTGGTACGGTTGGTCGTGGTGGTGCACCTGCACACGCTGCGTTGCTTTCTCAACCGCCGAAAAGCCTCAAAGGTGGTCTGCGCGTAACTGAACAAGGTGAAATGATCCGCTTTAAGCTGGGCTTACCTGAAGTGGCGGTCAACAGCTTCAACATGTACGCCAGTGCAATATTAGAAGCCAACCTGCTGCCACCACCGGAGCCGAAGCAAGAATGGCGTGACTTGATGGACACCCTGTCTGAAGTGTCTTGTGAAGCCTATCGTGGGGTTGTTCGTGGTGAGCCTGACTTCGTACCGTATTTCCGCGCGGCAACACCAGAGCTTGAGCTAGGCATGCTGCCATTAGGTTCACGCCCATCGAAGCGTAATCCTAACGGTGGTGTCGAAAGCTTACGTGCCATTCCATGGATTTTCTCATGGAGCCAAAACCGCTTGGTATTACCAGCATGGTTAGGTGCCGGAGAGGCGATTCAGTATTCGGTCGACCAAGGACACCAATCATTACTGGAGTCAATGTGTCGCGAATGGCCTTTCTTCTCAACACGATTGGGCATGCTAGAAATGGTGTACTCGAAATGTAACATCGAGATCGCAAGCCTGTACGATCAGAAGCTAACAGACAAATCTTTGTGGGCTCTGGGCGACAAACTGAGAGCTCAATTACAAAAAGACATTAAAGCTGTACTCAATGTTGAGAATAATGAAAATTTAATGCAGAGTGATCCGTGGGGATTAGAATCTATCCGCCTTCGTAACATCTATGTAGAGCCGTTGAATATGCTGCAAGCAGAACTGCTTTACCGTACAAGACAGACAGAAACGCCATCGACAGAGCTTAAAGAAGCATTAATGGTCACAATTGCAGGTATTGCAGCAGGAATGCGCAACACCGGTTAA